In the genome of Pontibacillus halophilus JSM 076056 = DSM 19796, one region contains:
- a CDS encoding tetratricopeptide repeat protein, protein METLPFNMEYVYGKQLREVPVNADDMLKGTNYLIDLLHNDLVEKRTKAKWCSWIGVYSRILGDVSVSEQYLLQSINLYKELDDYNQIFVSSLRLAVTYQWKGQYDQAIACLQQLLSEVDGRTELETYRDFVYQHLGKCYFEQGAYREAIDFFMKAYVIRQVKGDEKLLQSTEYALSQCKAATV, encoded by the coding sequence ATGGAAACACTTCCGTTTAATATGGAATATGTGTATGGGAAGCAGTTGAGAGAAGTGCCTGTAAATGCAGATGATATGCTGAAAGGAACCAATTACTTGATTGATCTTCTCCACAATGATCTTGTAGAGAAACGTACAAAGGCAAAGTGGTGTAGTTGGATTGGGGTCTACTCAAGAATTTTAGGTGACGTCAGCGTCAGTGAGCAATACTTACTCCAAAGTATTAACCTTTATAAAGAGTTGGATGATTACAATCAAATCTTCGTATCGAGTTTAAGATTAGCGGTGACCTATCAATGGAAGGGGCAATACGATCAAGCCATTGCTTGTCTTCAGCAGCTTCTGTCTGAAGTGGATGGAAGAACTGAACTTGAGACGTATCGAGACTTTGTATACCAACACCTTGGCAAGTGTTATTTCGAGCAAGGGGCTTACCGTGAGGCCATTGATTTCTTTATGAAAGCATATGTAATTCGTCAAGTGAAGGGCGATGAGAAGCTTCTTCAGTCAACAGAATATGCTTTATCACAATGCAAGGCCGCTACCGTTTAA
- a CDS encoding YgjP-like metallopeptidase domain-containing protein produces MPIFYDQGEPIYYSLRYQDEGKPSIHYDAYKGIVVTAPRGMGQERIHLWVVGQSATIADHYRTLRENANVFQDNKVMYKGRNYTIEPLSSEQSKGEIRFQKGKFHFYSKDGEVTWDKVKPFLKSWFITKGEETLRSILPKEAHSYVKMSEHRSSLIHQTQSGMIWVNWRVLAFSNKSIEQLLTPVLPSNKSN; encoded by the coding sequence ATGCCAATCTTTTACGATCAAGGGGAACCCATTTATTATTCACTCCGCTATCAGGATGAAGGGAAGCCTTCCATACATTACGATGCCTATAAGGGGATTGTTGTAACTGCTCCTCGAGGTATGGGGCAGGAACGGATACACTTATGGGTAGTCGGGCAAAGTGCCACGATAGCGGATCATTACCGTACACTTCGAGAGAATGCCAACGTATTTCAAGACAATAAAGTTATGTATAAAGGACGTAACTATACGATAGAGCCACTTTCTTCCGAGCAATCGAAGGGAGAGATCCGATTCCAGAAAGGTAAATTTCACTTCTATTCTAAGGATGGTGAAGTGACTTGGGATAAAGTGAAGCCATTCTTAAAGAGCTGGTTCATTACGAAAGGCGAAGAAACCTTGCGCTCTATCCTTCCTAAAGAAGCACATAGCTATGTGAAGATGAGCGAACATCGCAGCTCGCTCATCCACCAGACTCAGTCTGGAATGATTTGGGTCAATTGGCGAGTTCTCGCCTTTTCAAACAAATCCATTGAACAACTACTTACCCCTGTGTTACCTTCAAACAAGTCAAATTAG
- a CDS encoding dihydrofolate reductase family protein, producing the protein MRKTVLYIAMSIDGYIAKEDGSVGWLEKVNGKGDNGFSSFIETVDTVLLGSKTYDQVLGFDVPFPYEEQQCFVFSRKRSGQDEYVKFINEDPTEFVQELKEHHQGKKIWLVGGSELIQTFLNHNLIDEFKIAVIPTLLGKGIPLFKSHELVTQLSLEAVEEYNDIVMLHYKNESSLP; encoded by the coding sequence ATGAGAAAAACGGTCTTATACATAGCTATGAGTATAGATGGATACATCGCCAAAGAAGACGGCAGTGTCGGTTGGCTCGAGAAGGTCAATGGTAAAGGAGATAATGGCTTCTCATCATTCATTGAGACAGTTGACACCGTCCTCCTCGGAAGTAAAACGTATGACCAAGTATTAGGGTTTGATGTGCCTTTCCCTTACGAAGAACAACAATGCTTTGTATTCTCAAGAAAGCGTAGCGGGCAAGATGAGTACGTTAAATTTATTAACGAAGACCCAACTGAATTTGTGCAAGAATTAAAGGAGCATCACCAAGGAAAGAAAATATGGCTTGTTGGTGGCAGTGAACTGATTCAGACATTCTTAAACCATAACTTAATTGATGAGTTTAAGATAGCCGTCATCCCTACATTGTTAGGCAAAGGCATTCCGCTATTTAAATCTCATGAGTTAGTTACTCAACTCTCACTAGAAGCAGTAGAAGAATATAACGACATCGTAATGCTCCATTATAAGAATGAAAGCTCACTCCCTTAA
- a CDS encoding NADP-dependent oxidoreductase, with translation MKGIGIYEYGGKENLSRIQLPDRELESNEVKIMIKAAAVNPVDWKLREGYLKEDINYELPLILGWDVAGIVKEVGSSVSKFKVGDYIYSRPDLMKHGSYADEMILEEYLVSKKPSTSTFEEAASFPLVGLTTIQALIDHAKLQSGEKVLIHAGAGGIGTFAIQFAKAMGAYVVTTTSAKNHEFVKGLGADEIIHYDEEDFSNVVNDVDVVFDTLGGDVLLKSYEVLTHYGRLVTIAGGPNTIVPRNETADEKEIKTYFEFTDPNGKQLDDITPLVEEGKIRAVVDTIYPLTLEGVKEAHAHSEQGRTKGKIVLSSKSNS, from the coding sequence GTGAAAGGAATTGGAATTTATGAATACGGAGGCAAAGAAAATTTGTCTCGTATACAATTGCCTGACCGCGAATTAGAAAGCAATGAAGTCAAAATTATGATTAAGGCAGCAGCTGTGAATCCGGTTGACTGGAAGTTAAGAGAAGGGTATCTAAAGGAAGATATCAACTATGAATTACCATTAATACTTGGGTGGGACGTTGCTGGAATCGTAAAGGAAGTTGGCTCTAGCGTATCGAAGTTCAAAGTTGGTGATTACATTTATAGTCGACCTGATTTAATGAAGCACGGTAGCTATGCTGATGAGATGATCCTAGAAGAATACTTAGTAAGCAAGAAGCCATCTACCTCTACATTTGAAGAAGCAGCCTCCTTTCCTCTCGTTGGATTGACGACAATTCAAGCGTTAATCGATCATGCGAAGCTACAATCAGGAGAGAAAGTGCTCATTCATGCTGGCGCAGGAGGGATAGGAACATTTGCGATTCAATTTGCGAAAGCAATGGGTGCGTATGTCGTTACGACTACGAGCGCTAAAAACCATGAATTTGTTAAAGGTCTAGGAGCGGATGAGATTATTCACTACGATGAAGAAGACTTCTCGAATGTAGTAAATGATGTGGATGTTGTCTTTGATACGTTGGGTGGGGATGTCCTTCTTAAGAGTTATGAGGTACTCACTCACTATGGCAGGCTTGTTACAATTGCAGGGGGACCGAATACAATTGTTCCTCGAAATGAGACTGCCGATGAGAAAGAAATTAAGACCTATTTCGAATTCACGGATCCAAATGGCAAACAGCTAGATGACATTACACCGCTAGTAGAAGAAGGGAAAATTCGAGCGGTTGTGGATACTATCTATCCCCTTACGCTAGAAGGCGTAAAAGAGGCGCACGCGCATAGTGAACAAGGGAGAACGAAAGGTAAGATTGTCTTATCTTCAAAATCTAACTCATAG
- a CDS encoding DUF2512 family protein, whose protein sequence is MKRNKRLLRLALPMKHKHGALFTHSMALLLKLSIVITAVFPLYAALTGASLINIFLITLLLTVVTYPLFDIFVLKRFGIVLATLLEAITSFLVLFAFGVTLYGFALDTVNMALGATFFIVVFEIYFHIYMENQVLHLGEHVYDRKRQLLVPKKLRMESSEELFPEEFKKRTREKKDQD, encoded by the coding sequence ATGAAAAGAAACAAGCGCTTGCTTCGATTGGCGTTGCCCATGAAGCATAAACACGGAGCACTCTTTACTCATAGCATGGCACTATTATTAAAGCTTTCGATTGTCATTACAGCAGTATTTCCACTCTATGCTGCATTAACCGGCGCATCACTAATTAATATATTTCTCATAACCCTCCTCCTCACAGTGGTTACCTATCCGTTATTTGACATTTTCGTGTTGAAACGGTTTGGCATTGTTCTCGCTACCTTATTAGAAGCCATCACATCGTTCCTTGTCCTCTTTGCATTTGGAGTTACGCTTTATGGATTTGCTCTTGATACAGTCAATATGGCACTAGGTGCAACCTTTTTCATTGTCGTATTCGAAATTTACTTCCATATTTATATGGAGAATCAGGTGTTACACCTAGGTGAACATGTGTATGACCGAAAACGCCAACTGCTCGTTCCGAAGAAACTTCGTATGGAAAGCTCAGAAGAGTTATTCCCAGAAGAATTTAAGAAGCGGACACGAGAAAAGAAAGATCAAGATTGA
- a CDS encoding 3D domain-containing protein, with translation MKKLSFAIISFILTLSVIPQLTEASEADSLDPTISSELTNKELTLTTKSGNLERFVETIGEHKVERTLSVEATAYTAHCEGCSGITKTGINLLQNPDKKVIAVDPEVIPLGTKVWVEGYGVAIAGDIGGAIEGNRIDVFIQSEDEAFRFGRRDDVEIKLLSDA, from the coding sequence ATGAAGAAACTTTCATTCGCAATTATTAGCTTTATTCTTACTCTTTCTGTAATCCCTCAATTAACGGAAGCTAGTGAGGCTGACTCTCTTGACCCGACCATTTCTTCCGAGCTTACAAATAAAGAATTAACGCTGACGACTAAATCAGGAAATTTAGAACGGTTTGTCGAGACCATTGGAGAGCATAAAGTGGAACGGACTTTGTCCGTGGAAGCAACGGCCTACACGGCACATTGTGAAGGATGTAGCGGAATTACGAAGACGGGTATTAACCTTCTTCAGAACCCAGACAAAAAAGTGATCGCCGTAGACCCTGAAGTAATCCCATTAGGTACTAAGGTATGGGTAGAAGGCTATGGAGTTGCGATAGCAGGAGATATTGGCGGTGCTATTGAAGGGAACCGTATCGATGTATTTATTCAAAGCGAAGATGAAGCGTTTCGATTTGGACGCCGAGATGACGTTGAAATAAAATTATTATCCGATGCGTAA